A stretch of the Bacillus anthracis str. Vollum genome encodes the following:
- the lrgB gene encoding antiholin-like protein LrgB has protein sequence MASTMTPYFGIVVSLIAYGIGTLLFKHSKGFFLFTPLFVAMVLGIVFLKVGNFTFEEYNTGGKMISFFLEPATIAFAIPLYKQVDKLKKYWWQILSAIVVGSICSVIVVFIVAKAIGLDTAVMNSMLPQAATTAIALPISESIGGIPAITSFAVIFNAVIVYALGALFLKTFRVKHPIAKGLALGTAGHALGVAVGIEMGEVEAAMASIAVTVVGVVTVVVIPMFMPFIG, from the coding sequence ATGGCAAGCACAATGACTCCATATTTCGGAATCGTCGTTTCATTAATCGCATACGGAATCGGAACATTATTGTTTAAGCATTCAAAAGGCTTCTTCTTATTTACACCGTTATTCGTAGCAATGGTTTTAGGGATTGTCTTTCTAAAGGTAGGTAACTTCACTTTTGAAGAGTATAATACTGGCGGAAAAATGATTAGCTTCTTCTTAGAACCAGCAACTATCGCCTTTGCAATTCCATTATATAAACAGGTTGATAAGTTAAAAAAATATTGGTGGCAAATTTTATCAGCTATCGTAGTTGGATCTATTTGCTCAGTAATTGTCGTATTCATTGTTGCAAAAGCAATTGGTTTAGATACAGCAGTAATGAATTCAATGTTACCACAAGCAGCAACAACAGCAATTGCGTTACCAATCTCTGAAAGCATTGGTGGTATACCAGCAATTACATCGTTTGCAGTAATCTTTAACGCAGTTATTGTATACGCATTAGGAGCATTATTCTTAAAAACATTTAGAGTGAAACATCCAATTGCAAAAGGTTTAGCACTTGGAACAGCGGGTCACGCATTAGGAGTGGCAGTAGGAATTGAAATGGGTGAAGTAGAGGCAGCTATGGCAAGTATTGCTGTAACGGTAGTTGGGGTTGTAACTGTAGTTGTCATACCGATGTTTATGCCGTTTATTGGATAG
- the lrgA gene encoding antiholin-like murein hydrolase modulator LrgA has translation MLISNIIATHLPIPMPSSVIGLVILFSLLCLKVIKLEQVESLGTALTGIIGFLFVPSGISVINSLGVMGQYFVQILTVIVVATVILLAVTGLFAQFILGKDEKETEDTKELKVVNKGRKHGKVA, from the coding sequence ATGTTAATTTCTAATATTATTGCAACACATTTACCAATTCCAATGCCCTCATCGGTAATCGGGTTAGTCATTTTATTTAGTCTATTATGCTTAAAGGTTATTAAATTGGAACAAGTTGAATCACTTGGAACAGCTTTAACAGGTATTATCGGATTCCTTTTCGTCCCATCAGGTATTTCAGTTATTAATTCCCTTGGTGTAATGGGACAATATTTTGTACAAATCTTAACTGTAATTGTTGTCGCAACAGTTATTTTACTTGCTGTAACAGGATTATTTGCACAATTTATTTTAGGAAAAGATGAAAAAGAAACAGAAGATACAAAAGAATTGAAAGTAGTAAATAAAGGACGCAAGCACGGAAAAGTTGCGTAA
- a CDS encoding LytR/AlgR family response regulator transcription factor, whose amino-acid sequence MLKVLVVDDEMLARDELKYLLERTKEVEIIGEADCVEDALEELMKNKPDIVFLDIQLSDDNGFEIANILKKMKNPPAIVFATAYDQYALQAFEVDALDYILKPFDEERIVQTLKKYKKQKQSQIEMKQEIKGADVTAEMHKLALPIEESIVLVNIEDIVYVGLVDGKVTVKTVRETYVTHDTLVILEKKLPQASFMRVHRSFIANINHITEIQPWFNSTYNLIMKEGSKVPVSRTYAKELKKLLRI is encoded by the coding sequence TTGTTAAAAGTATTAGTAGTTGATGATGAAATGTTAGCACGTGATGAACTAAAGTATTTATTAGAGAGAACGAAGGAAGTTGAGATAATTGGTGAGGCTGATTGTGTAGAGGACGCATTAGAAGAGTTAATGAAAAACAAACCAGATATTGTTTTCCTAGATATTCAATTATCGGATGATAACGGATTCGAAATCGCGAATATATTAAAGAAGATGAAAAATCCACCTGCAATTGTATTTGCGACTGCCTATGATCAATACGCGTTGCAAGCATTTGAAGTAGATGCGTTAGACTATATTTTAAAGCCATTTGATGAAGAACGTATTGTACAAACATTAAAGAAATATAAAAAACAAAAACAATCGCAAATAGAAATGAAGCAAGAAATAAAAGGGGCAGATGTAACGGCAGAGATGCATAAATTAGCATTACCAATTGAGGAATCGATTGTTCTTGTAAATATTGAAGATATTGTATATGTAGGGCTTGTGGACGGAAAAGTGACAGTAAAAACAGTGAGGGAAACATATGTAACACACGATACGCTTGTAATTTTGGAAAAGAAGTTGCCACAAGCAAGTTTCATGCGTGTCCATCGTAGCTTTATTGCAAATATTAATCATATTACTGAAATTCAGCCATGGTTCAACTCTACTTATAATTTAATTATGAAAGAAGGATCAAAAGTACCTGTTAGTCGTACATATGCAAAAGAACTCAAGAAGCTGCTTCGTATTTAA
- the lytS gene encoding two-component system sensor histidine kinase LytS, producing the protein MLNLVLMMIERVGLIVILGFLLSHIKTFRRLLHKQDGYVDKLKLICIFSVFTIVSNYTGIEIAGNTIMNENWLQGVSSSSTIANTRIMGVGISGLLGGPIVGIGVGSIAGIHRYMLGGTTALSCAISSILAGVITGYIGYIFKKYNRTITPKFSAVLSVFIVSLEMIMILLIVEDGISIVKTIAIPMILVNSFGSFILLSMIQAILRQEENAKALQTHKVLRIADKTLPYFRQGLTEESCKHVAQIIHRFTGTDAVSLTDTEKILAHVGLASDHHIPSHSLITGLSKEVLHTGKIMKAKSREVINCQHEGCPLQAAIVIPLTSHGNTIGTLKLYFKNPNQLSRVEEELAEGLAKIFSTQLELGEAELQSKLLQDAEIKALQAQINPHFLFNAINTVSALCRTDVEKARKLLLQLSVYFRCNLQGARQLLIPLEQELNHVQAYLSLEQARFPNKYEVKMYIEDELKTTLVPPFVLQLLVENALRHAFPKKQPVCEVEVHVFEKEGMVHFEVKDNGQGIEEERLEQLGKMVVSSKKGTGTALYNINERLIGLFGKETMLHIESEVNEGTEITFVIPKKVGEEEQIVKSISS; encoded by the coding sequence ATGCTAAATTTAGTACTTATGATGATTGAACGCGTCGGACTTATTGTTATTCTAGGATTTTTACTTTCGCATATTAAAACATTCAGGCGCCTTCTTCATAAGCAAGATGGTTATGTAGATAAGCTTAAGCTTATTTGTATTTTTTCGGTGTTTACAATTGTAAGCAATTACACCGGGATTGAAATAGCAGGGAATACGATTATGAATGAAAATTGGCTACAGGGTGTTTCATCATCGAGTACCATTGCAAATACACGTATTATGGGTGTTGGAATTAGTGGATTGCTTGGCGGTCCTATCGTCGGAATTGGAGTAGGATCGATTGCTGGTATTCACCGTTATATGCTTGGCGGGACGACAGCGCTAAGTTGCGCGATCTCTTCAATTTTAGCAGGCGTTATAACTGGGTATATTGGATACATTTTTAAAAAGTATAATCGTACAATTACGCCTAAATTTTCAGCAGTTTTAAGTGTGTTTATCGTTTCTTTAGAAATGATTATGATTCTATTAATTGTAGAGGATGGCATTAGCATTGTGAAAACAATTGCGATACCAATGATCCTTGTAAATAGCTTTGGAAGTTTTATTTTACTTTCTATGATACAAGCTATTTTGCGCCAGGAAGAGAACGCAAAGGCACTTCAGACTCATAAGGTATTACGTATTGCAGATAAAACGTTACCGTATTTTCGCCAAGGCTTAACAGAAGAATCTTGTAAGCATGTGGCACAAATTATTCACCGCTTTACAGGAACAGATGCGGTATCCTTAACAGATACAGAGAAAATATTAGCTCATGTTGGATTAGCGTCAGATCACCATATTCCTTCACATAGTTTAATAACCGGTTTGTCGAAAGAAGTGTTACATACAGGGAAAATAATGAAAGCGAAATCACGTGAGGTCATTAATTGTCAACATGAAGGCTGTCCTTTGCAAGCGGCGATTGTTATTCCGCTAACTTCACATGGAAATACGATAGGGACATTAAAACTATATTTCAAAAATCCTAACCAGTTAAGTCGTGTGGAAGAGGAATTAGCAGAAGGGTTAGCAAAAATATTCTCTACACAACTTGAATTAGGTGAAGCTGAGTTGCAAAGTAAACTATTGCAAGATGCGGAGATAAAGGCATTACAAGCACAAATTAACCCACACTTTTTATTTAATGCAATTAATACAGTATCAGCTTTATGCCGAACAGATGTAGAAAAGGCAAGAAAGTTATTATTACAGCTTAGCGTGTATTTCCGTTGTAATTTGCAAGGGGCACGTCAGTTATTGATTCCACTAGAACAAGAATTAAACCATGTACAGGCATACTTATCACTAGAACAAGCAAGGTTCCCAAATAAGTATGAAGTAAAGATGTATATTGAGGATGAGCTCAAGACAACTTTAGTACCACCGTTTGTTCTTCAACTATTGGTTGAAAATGCATTGCGACACGCTTTTCCAAAGAAGCAACCCGTATGTGAAGTGGAAGTGCATGTTTTTGAAAAAGAGGGTATGGTTCATTTTGAAGTAAAGGATAATGGACAAGGGATTGAGGAAGAACGTTTAGAACAATTAGGAAAGATGGTAGTTTCGTCAAAAAAAGGGACTGGAACAGCTTTATATAATATTAATGAACGTCTTATTGGGTTATTTGGGAAGGAAACGATGCTTCATATCGAAAGTGAAGTAAATGAGGGGACAGAGATTACTTTTGTTATTCCAAAAAAAGTAGGGGAGGAAGAGCAGATTGTTAAAAGTATTAGTAGTTGA